Proteins from one Cicer arietinum cultivar CDC Frontier isolate Library 1 chromosome 3, Cicar.CDCFrontier_v2.0, whole genome shotgun sequence genomic window:
- the LOC101514432 gene encoding calreticulin-3-like isoform X2: MAENASTELNMFVLFCLLLIQVSVAEIIFEERFEDGWQSRWVKSDWKRSEGKAGSFKHTAGKWAGDPDDKGIQTSNDAKHFAISATIPEFSNKNRTLVFQYSIKFEQDIECGGGYLKLLSGFVNQKKFGGDTPYSVMFGPDLCGTDTKKLHAIVSYQGQNYPVKKDLQCETDKLTHFYTFILRPDATYSILVDNRERDSGSMYSDWDILPPRKIKDVKAKKPADWDDREYIDDPNAVKPEGYDSIPAEIPDPKAKEPDSWDEEEDGLWKPPKIPNPAYKGPWKRKKIKNPNYKGKWKTPWIDNPEFEDDPDLYVLKPIKYVGIEVWQVKGGSVFDNILICDDPDYAKQVVDEVFANREIEKEAFEEAEKIKKAQEEEEAQRAREEGERRRKERGHDRRHRDRYRDRYRKDEL, from the exons ATGGCAGAAAATGCTTCAACTGAACTCAACATGTTTGTGTTGTTCTGTTTGTTGCTAATACAAGTTTCCGTTGCTGAAATCATTTTCGAGGAACGCTTCGAag ATGGGTGGCAAAGTCGCTGGGTAAAATCAGACTGGAAAAGGAGCGAAGGCAAAGCCGGTTCGTTCAAGCACACTGCTGGAAAATGGGCTGGAGATCCAGATGATAAAG GTATCCAAACATCTAATGATGCCAAACACTTTGCCATTTCTGCTACGATACCGGAATTCAGCAACAAGAACAGAACACTGGTCTTCCAGTATTCTATAAAATTTGAGCAAGATATTGAGTGTGGTGGAGGTTACTTGAAGCTCCTCTCTGGATTTGTTAATCAAAAGAAATTTGGTGGGGATACGCCTTATAG TGTAATGTTTGGACCAGATTTATGTGGCACAGACACAAAGAAGCTCCATGCCATAGTCTCTTACCAAGGTCAAAATTACCCTGTAAAGAAGGACCTGCAATGTGAAACTGATAAGTTAACTCATTTCTACACGTTCATTCTGAGGCCAGATGCTACATACAGTATCCTGGTTGATAATAGAGAGAGAGATTCTGGAAGCATGTATTCAGATTGGGATATTCTCCCTCCACGAAAAATCAAAGATGTCAAGGCGAAAAAG CCTGCAGACTGGGATGACAGAGAATACATTGACGACCCTAATGCTGTCAAACCTGAG GGATATGATTCAATCCCAGCAGAAATTCCTGATCCAAAGGCTAAAGAG CCTGATAGTTGGGATGAAGAGGAAGATGGACTGTGGAAGCCGCCGAAGATACCAAATCCGGCGTACAAAGGACCATGGAAACGAAAG AAAATCAAGAATCCTAACTACAAAGGAAAATGGAAAACTCCATGGATAGATAATCCAG AGTTTGAAGATGACCCCGATCTTTATGTGCTTAAGCCTATCAAATATGTTGGCATCGAAGTTTGGCAG GTTAAAGGCGGTTCAgtatttgacaacattttgaTTTGTGATGATCCTGATTATGCAAAACAAGTTGTTGATGAAGTGTTTGCCAATAGGGAG ATTGAAAAAGAGGCTTTTGAGGAAgcagagaaaataaaaaaagcccAAGAGGAGGAG GAGGCTCAAAGAGCAAGAGAAGAAGGTGAGAGGCGAAGAAAAGAGAGGGGTCATGACCGACGACACCGGGACAGATATAGAGACCGATATAGAAAG GATGAACTCTAA
- the LOC101514432 gene encoding calreticulin-3-like isoform X1: MAENASTELNMFVLFCLLLIQVSVAEIIFEERFEDGWQSRWVKSDWKRSEGKAGSFKHTAGKWAGDPDDKGIQTSNDAKHFAISATIPEFSNKNRTLVFQYSIKFEQDIECGGGYLKLLSGFVNQKKFGGDTPYSVMFGPDLCGTDTKKLHAIVSYQGQNYPVKKDLQCETDKLTHFYTFILRPDATYSILVDNRERDSGSMYSDWDILPPRKIKDVKAKKPADWDDREYIDDPNAVKPEGYDSIPAEIPDPKAKEPDSWDEEEDGLWKPPKIPNPAYKGPWKRKKIKNPNYKGKWKTPWIDNPEFEDDPDLYVLKPIKYVGIEVWQVKGGSVFDNILICDDPDYAKQVVDEVFANREIEKEAFEEAEKIKKAQEEEEAQRAREEGERRRKERGHDRRHRDRYRDRYRKHRRDYMDDYDHDEL, translated from the exons ATGGCAGAAAATGCTTCAACTGAACTCAACATGTTTGTGTTGTTCTGTTTGTTGCTAATACAAGTTTCCGTTGCTGAAATCATTTTCGAGGAACGCTTCGAag ATGGGTGGCAAAGTCGCTGGGTAAAATCAGACTGGAAAAGGAGCGAAGGCAAAGCCGGTTCGTTCAAGCACACTGCTGGAAAATGGGCTGGAGATCCAGATGATAAAG GTATCCAAACATCTAATGATGCCAAACACTTTGCCATTTCTGCTACGATACCGGAATTCAGCAACAAGAACAGAACACTGGTCTTCCAGTATTCTATAAAATTTGAGCAAGATATTGAGTGTGGTGGAGGTTACTTGAAGCTCCTCTCTGGATTTGTTAATCAAAAGAAATTTGGTGGGGATACGCCTTATAG TGTAATGTTTGGACCAGATTTATGTGGCACAGACACAAAGAAGCTCCATGCCATAGTCTCTTACCAAGGTCAAAATTACCCTGTAAAGAAGGACCTGCAATGTGAAACTGATAAGTTAACTCATTTCTACACGTTCATTCTGAGGCCAGATGCTACATACAGTATCCTGGTTGATAATAGAGAGAGAGATTCTGGAAGCATGTATTCAGATTGGGATATTCTCCCTCCACGAAAAATCAAAGATGTCAAGGCGAAAAAG CCTGCAGACTGGGATGACAGAGAATACATTGACGACCCTAATGCTGTCAAACCTGAG GGATATGATTCAATCCCAGCAGAAATTCCTGATCCAAAGGCTAAAGAG CCTGATAGTTGGGATGAAGAGGAAGATGGACTGTGGAAGCCGCCGAAGATACCAAATCCGGCGTACAAAGGACCATGGAAACGAAAG AAAATCAAGAATCCTAACTACAAAGGAAAATGGAAAACTCCATGGATAGATAATCCAG AGTTTGAAGATGACCCCGATCTTTATGTGCTTAAGCCTATCAAATATGTTGGCATCGAAGTTTGGCAG GTTAAAGGCGGTTCAgtatttgacaacattttgaTTTGTGATGATCCTGATTATGCAAAACAAGTTGTTGATGAAGTGTTTGCCAATAGGGAG ATTGAAAAAGAGGCTTTTGAGGAAgcagagaaaataaaaaaagcccAAGAGGAGGAG GAGGCTCAAAGAGCAAGAGAAGAAGGTGAGAGGCGAAGAAAAGAGAGGGGTCATGACCGACGACACCGGGACAGATATAGAGACCGATATAGAAAG CATCGCCGTGATTACATGGATGATTACGATCAT GATGAACTCTAA
- the LOC101515192 gene encoding acyl carrier protein 2, mitochondrial, whose translation MAARRSGLPLMKYLRVQVDSLPLNYQSPLRLFPNPFLRRFSDEVRGTFLDKSEVTDRVISCVKSFQKVDPSKVTPSANFQSDLGLDSLDAVEVVMALEEEFGFEIPDNEADKINSINVAVDFIASHPQAK comes from the exons ATGGCGGCGAGGAGGAGCGGTTTACCTTTGATGAAATACTTGAGAGTGCAGGTTGATTCTCTTCCACTCAACTACCAATCTCCTTTGCGTCTTTTTCCCAATCCCTTCCTTCGTCGCTTCAGCGATGAGGTTAGGGGTACCTTTCTCGACAAATCTGAGGTCACAGATCGCGTCATTTCATGCGTCAAAAGTTTCCAGAAAGTTGATCCTTCTAAG GTTACTCCATCTGCTAATTTCCAGAGTGACCTAGGATTGGATAGTTTAGATGCTGTAGAAGTTGTGATGGCTCTTGAAGAAGAGTTTGGGTTTGAGATTCCTGATAATGAAGCAGATAAGATCAACTCCATCAATGTTGCTGTTGATTTCATTGCATCTCATCCTCAGGCTAAGTAG